One part of the Oncorhynchus kisutch isolate 150728-3 linkage group LG22, Okis_V2, whole genome shotgun sequence genome encodes these proteins:
- the lrp5 gene encoding low-density lipoprotein receptor-related protein 5 isoform X2, whose protein sequence is MGLKATRVTETSGTNGCAEDNGGCSHLCFHRPQGLRCACPMGLELLSDMRTCVVPEAFLLFTNRADIRSISLGTNSNDVAIPLTGVKEASALDFDVSENRIYWTDVSTKTISRAFMNGSSVEHVIEFGLDYPEGMAVDWMGRNVYWADTGTNRIEVARLDGQYRQVLVCKDLDNPRSLALDPANGYMYWTEWGGKPRIARAHMDGSNIVTLVDKVGRANGLTIDYIDQRLYWTDLDTCMIESTNMQGLQREIVADDLLHPFGLTQYRDYIYWTDWKLRSIERADKRSGLNRTMVQGHLEYVMDILVFHSSRQDGANDCSQNNGNCAHLCLASPAGAQCRCASHYTLDSNGRNCSSPSSFLLFSQKASISRMVLGEQSPDIILPIHVLRTVRAISYDPLDHLVYWVDGRQNIRRARDDGTQSSVVVSTTSTHQQQPDKQPHDLSLDPYSRTVYWTCEATNTINLQRLDGDAVGVVLRDEHDKPRAIVVNAEKGYMYFTTMQDRSAKIEGASLDGTERESLFTTGLIRPVALALDNKLGKLFWVDADLKRIESSDLTGANRIVLQDSNILQPMGLTVLGEHLYWIDRQQQMIERVDKLTGEKRTRIQGRISYLTSIHAVEDMDPTEFASHPCSRDNGGCSHICIAKGDGTPRCSCPMHLVLLPNLLVCGEPPTCSTEQFTCATGDIDCIPMAWRCDGFAECDDNSDEERCPVCSAFQFQCDKGQCVDAQLRCNGEADCTDNSDEQDCDTICLPNQFRCNNNQCILKKQQCDSYSDCADNSDELFCEFLTPSSNDIHSSHTSTIGPVIGIILSVFVMGGMYFLCQRVVCRRYKGPNGAFPHEYISGTPHVPLNFIAPSSSQNGTFTGKEGISCGKSIMSSVSLMGSSSSGTPLYDRNHVTGASSSSSSSAKGAFYPQMLNPPPSPATDRSLYNADVFYSSNSPSTTRSYRPYLMRGVAPPTTPCSTDVCDSDYTTSRWKSNKYYMDLNSDSDPYPPPPTPRSQYLSAEESCPPSPSTERSYFHLCPPPPSPCTDSS, encoded by the exons ATGGGTCTCAAGGCCACCAGAGTCACAGAGACTTCCG gCACGAACGGCTGTGCGGAAGACAACGGCGGCTGCAGCCACCTTTGTTTCCACCGGCCCCAGGGCCTGCGCTGTGCCTGTCCCATGGGCCTGGAGCTGCTCAGTGACATGAGGACGTGCGTGGTGCCCGAGGCTTTCCTGCTCTTCACCAACCGGGCTGACATCCGCTCCATCTCTCTCGGCACAAACTCTAACGACGTGGCCATCCCCCTCACCGGGGTCAAGGAGGCCTCCGCCCTCGACTTTGACGTCTCCGAGAACAGGATCTACTGGACTGACGTTAGCACCAAG ACCATCAGCAGGGCCTTCATGAacggcagctctgtggagcatgTGATAGAGTTTGGCCTGGACTACCCAGAGGGCATGGCAGTGGACTGGATGGGCAGGAACGTGTACTGGGCCGACACCGGGACCAACCGCATCGAGGTGGCCCGGCTGGACGGACAGTACCGGCAGGTCCTGGTGTGTAAGGACCTGGACAACCCTCGCTCCCTGGCCCTCGACCCCGCCAACGG TTACATGTACTGGACTGAGTGGGGAGGCAAGCCCAGGATCGCCAGGGCCCACATGGACGGCAGCAACATAGTGACCCTAGTGGACAAAGTGGGCAGAGCAAATGGCCTCACCATCGACTACATTGACCAGAGACTGTACTGGACCGACCTGGATACCTGCATGATAGAGTCAACCAACATGCAAG GTCTGCAGAGGGAGATAGTGGCTGACGACCTCCTCCACCCGTTTGGTCTGACCCAGTACCGGGATTATATCTACTGGACAGACTGGAAACTGCGCAGCATCGAGCGGGCCGACAAGCGCAGCGGCCTCAACCGCACCATGGTCCAGGGACACCTGGAGTACGTCATGGACATCCTGGTCTTCCACTCCTCCCGCCAGGACGGTGCCAACGACTGCTCCCAGAACAACGGCAACTGTGCCCACCTGTGCCTGGCGTCGCCCGCCGGCGCCCAGTGCCGCTGTGCCTCCCACTACACCCTGGATTCCAACGGCAGAAACTGCAGCT CCCCCTCCAGCTTCCTCCTGTTCAGCCAGAAGGCCTCCATCAGCCGCATGGTTCTGGGGGAGCAGAGCCCCGACATCATCCTGCCCATCCACGTCCTCCGCACCGTCCGGGCCATCAGCTATGACCCCCTGGACCACCTGGTCTACTGGGTGGATGGAAGGCAGAACATCAGGAGGGCCCGCGACGACGGCACACAG TCATCAGTGGTGGTGTCCACCACTTCCACCCACCAGCAGCAGCCTGACAAGCAGCCCCACGACCTGAGCCTGGACCCCTACAGCCGTACTGTCTACTGGACTTGTGAGGCCACCAACACCATCAACCTCCAGCGCCTAGACGGAGATGCTGTGGGCGTGGTGCTGAGGGACGAGCACGACAAACCCAGAGCCATCGTTGTCAATGCAGAGAaagg GTACATGTATTTCACCACCATGCAGGATCGCTCTGCTAAGATCGAGGGAGCGTCTCTGGACGGGACGGAGCGGGAGTCTCTGTTCACCACGGGTCTGATCCGGCCTGTAGCCCTGGCCCTGGACAACAAGCTGGGGAAACTCTTCTGGGTGGACGCTGACCTGAAACGCATCGAGAGCAGTGACCTCACTG GAGCCAATCGGATCGTCCTCCAGGACTCTAACATCCTGCAACCCATGGGTCTGACGGTGCTGGGAGAGCACCTGTACTGGATCGACAGACAGCAGCAGATGATCGAGCGTGTGGACAAGCTCACGGGGGAGAAGAGGACCCGCATCCAGGGTCGAATCTCCTACCTCACCAGCATCCACGCTGTGGAAGACATGGACCCTACCGAGTTTG CTTCTCATCCCTGTTCCCGTGACAACGGAGGCTGCTCACACATCTGCATCGCCAAAGGAGACGGGACGCCTCGCTGCTCCTGTCCCATGCACCTGGTCCTGCTGCCCAACCTGCTCGTCTGTGGAG AGCCGCCCACCTGTTCCACAGAGCAGTTCACCTGTGCCACAGGCGACATCGACTGCATCCCCATGGCGTGGCGCTGTGACGGCTTCGCCGAGTGTGACGATAACAGTGACGAGGAGAGGTGCCCAGTGTGCTCGGCCTTCCAGTTCCAGTGTGACAAGGGCCAGTGTGTGGATGCTCAGCTACGCTGTAACGGAGAGGCAGACTGCACAGACAACTCCGATGAACAGGACTGTGACA CTATCTGCCTGCCCAACCAGTTCCGCTGTAACAACAACCAGTGCATCCTGAAGAAACAGCAGTGTGACTCCTACAGCGACTGTGCTGACAACTCTGACGAGCTCTTCTGTG AATTCCTCACCCCCTCGTCAAACGACATTCACTCATCTCACACCAGCACCATAGGCCCTGTCATTGGCATCATCCTGTCCGTGTTTGTGATGGGAGGGATGTACTTTTTGTGCCAGCGGGTCGTGTGCCGCCGTTACAAAGGTCCCAACGGAGCCTTCCCCCACGAGTACATCAGTGGCACCCCCCATGTACCCCTCAACTTCATCGCCCCTAgcagctcacagaacggaacctTCACCGGTAAAGAAG GTATCTCGTGTGGGAAGTCTATCATGAGTTCTGTCAGTCTGAtgggtagcagcagtagtggaaCTCCGCTCTACGACAGGAACCATGTGACAGGGGCCTCCTCCAGCAGCTCATCCAGCGCCAAGGGAGCCTTCTATCCACAG ATGCtcaaccctcctccctctccagccaCGGATCGCTCCCTGTATAACGCAGATGTCTTCTACTCCTCTAACAGTCCCTCCACCACCAGGTCTTACAG GCCTTATCTTATGCGAGGCGTGGcaccccccaccaccccctgCAGCACTGACGTCTGTGACAGCGACTACACCACAAGTCGCTGGAAGAGCAACAAGTACTACATGGACCTTAACTCAGACTCTGACCCCTaccctcctccccccaccccccggAGCCAGTACCTATCAGCAGAGGAGAGCTGCCCCCCTTCTCCATCCACA